ATTACCATCGTTGACGATCGCTGGTACACCTGTCAGTATTACTGAAGGCACTGGCGCGGTTCGTGCCTACCAAGCCATGCTCTATGGCGCAGAAAGGCACAACATACACCAACGCCAGCAATGGGCACAGCTTCTCCAGCAATATTGCTGCTTAGATACTCTAGCCATGGTCATGATTTGGCAACATTGGACTCGATAATCCAAGGCATTCGCAGGTTTGTAGTAATACTCAGGATCCACACCCCCTTGACTCCCATATGCAGCCAGTTTCCAAGAATTGGTATGGGTTCCTAACGATGAGTTGCACGTGTAATGCTACAGACGCTGACGACGGCGTTTGCGACGAATAGTCCGCCGCACTTCCATAACTAGCGACACTATAAACCAGAGTCCTAAACCAGCAATTCCTATTCCCAATAAGACTACACCAATGAGGAATAGCTGTTCTGGATCCCACTTGTTTAGGAACGATCGCATTACGGCTGAGTGACTCCTGCTTCCACGGTTTGGTTAGATTGGCACTGAGTACACAATCCAAAAAATTCCAAGGTGTGGTAGAAGATTTTGAATTGGTACGAGTCGCTCAAACGACTCTCTAAATCATGTACAGGACATTCCTGAATAGCTATGGAAGCCCCACATTGCAGGCAAGTGAGGTGGTGGTAGTCTTCTTTGGTTAGGCTATAGAGTGACTCCCCATTGCTCAAAGTCCGCACTTGCACCAACCCCTCTAGCTTCAAAGCGTCCAATGAGCGATATACAGTTGCTAGGCCCATCATTTCACTGCGCTTACGCAACTCCATGTACAAATCCTGAGCGGAGATTGAGCGTTTTAAGGTTTTCAGCAGCTTTAGAATTTTCTCTTGGCTGCGGGTGCGATTGGTTTTCATACAATTACCGACTTATCGGATATGCCTCACGGGAATACAGGGTCAAGAGGCAAAGGTAGTCTACAATCTATCTTGCCGTCTAACTGGCAATGTGAACAGATTTTTAGAATACGATTGTGACCCAGACCTATCGAGCTTATCTCTACATTACCCTACGTCCCTCTGTTCTAGATCCTGCTGGCACAGCCGTGCAATCTAGCTTAGCTCAGCTAGGGTACTGCAATGTGGAACAGGTACGTATTGGCAAGTATATCGAAGTGACGTTAGCAGCAGACTCAGAGCAAGATGCTAAGGATCAAGTTGATCGCATGTGCCATCAACTGCTTGCTAACCCCGTCATCGAAAACTACCGATTTGATCTGTCACCCATTTCATCAGGCTAGTTGGTTTGTTCAGCGGGTGCTAGCCAATGGGCAAAGGTTTCCGCAAAATTGCCTTGCTCGATAGCTGTACGAATGGCTTGGGTAAAGCGCACTAACTCTGTAATGTTATGGATAGAAAGCAACGTAGCAGCTAAGGATTCTCGTGCCTTGATCAAGTGGTTCAAATAGGCGCGGGTGAAGGTCTGGCAAGTATAGCACGGGCAACGCTCGTCCAGAGGTCGAAAATCTTCCTGAAAGCGAGCGTTTTTTAGGTTCCAGCGAATGCCGTTGACTAGGGCTGTGCCGTGGCGAGCTAACCGGGTTGGAATCACGCAGTCAAATAGGTCAATTCCAGCCGCGATCGCCTGGGCAATTTCCCGATGGGTGCCTACCCCCATAAGATAGCGGGGTTTGTGGGCAGGAAGCAGTGGGGCTGTAACCTGAACAATGGTCTCAATCAGTTCGGGGGGTTCTCCTACGCTTACACCCCCGATTGCATAGCCTGGCAAGTCAAACATGGCTAGGGATTTAGCTGCCTGTTGACGCAAGTCTGGATAGACTCCCCCCTGGACAATTCCAAATAATGCCTGGTCAGGGCGCTGATGGGCTTTAATGCATCGCTCTAGCCAGCGCTCGGTGCGCACCGTAGCTTCTATAACTGCTTCACGACTGGTAGGGTAAGGCGGACACTCATCAAACGCCATGATGACATCTGCCCCCAGCTCGTTTTGGATTTGTATCGACGTTTCTGGGGTGAGATGAATAAGCTGACCGCCTCGAGGCGATCGAAACGTTACGCCTTCGTCACTGATGTCTCGCAATTCGCTGAGGCTAAACACCTGAAAACCACCAGAATCGGTGAGAATCGGCCCTGTCCAGCCCATGAATCGATGTAGTCCTCCGGCTGCGGCCACGATCGCCTCCCCCGGTTGCAGATGCAGATGATAGGTATTTGCTAAGATCATCTGTGCTCCAGTTGATTGGAGTTGGGCGGGGGTCAACGTCTTAACATTTGCCAATGTACCTACAGGCATAAACCGAGGGGTTTCCACAATGCCGTGGGGCGTTGTGAAAATTCCTGTGCGTGCTTGTGTCTGGGCACAGGTGATTTGACAGTGAAAGGTAAAGTGATTATCCAACTGAAGCTCTAGCGTATTAGCGTAACCCCCTCTACCAACAGTCGGGGTCTTCTTCATCTAAGAATTGAATCAGTTTTAGCGCACTTAACCAATCTTCCCACCCAAGTTGCCAGCGTCGAGCTTTGGATCCAGATTGTTTATCATGATGTTTTAGTGGTGCTTCTAAAGCTGGTTGCACCGATTGCATTGTTCTCGTAACCATTGAGCCGCTTCCCCCAAGACTGCTATAC
The Cyanobacteriota bacterium DNA segment above includes these coding regions:
- the purS gene encoding phosphoribosylformylglycinamidine synthase subunit PurS, with the translated sequence MTQTYRAYLYITLRPSVLDPAGTAVQSSLAQLGYCNVEQVRIGKYIEVTLAADSEQDAKDQVDRMCHQLLANPVIENYRFDLSPISSG
- the tgt gene encoding tRNA guanosine(34) transglycosylase Tgt, whose amino-acid sequence is MDNHFTFHCQITCAQTQARTGIFTTPHGIVETPRFMPVGTLANVKTLTPAQLQSTGAQMILANTYHLHLQPGEAIVAAAGGLHRFMGWTGPILTDSGGFQVFSLSELRDISDEGVTFRSPRGGQLIHLTPETSIQIQNELGADVIMAFDECPPYPTSREAVIEATVRTERWLERCIKAHQRPDQALFGIVQGGVYPDLRQQAAKSLAMFDLPGYAIGGVSVGEPPELIETIVQVTAPLLPAHKPRYLMGVGTHREIAQAIAAGIDLFDCVIPTRLARHGTALVNGIRWNLKNARFQEDFRPLDERCPCYTCQTFTRAYLNHLIKARESLAATLLSIHNITELVRFTQAIRTAIEQGNFAETFAHWLAPAEQTN
- a CDS encoding transcriptional repressor translates to MKTNRTRSQEKILKLLKTLKRSISAQDLYMELRKRSEMMGLATVYRSLDALKLEGLVQVRTLSNGESLYSLTKEDYHHLTCLQCGASIAIQECPVHDLESRLSDSYQFKIFYHTLEFFGLCTQCQSNQTVEAGVTQP